A DNA window from Naumovozyma dairenensis CBS 421 chromosome 10, complete genome contains the following coding sequences:
- the CPR1 gene encoding peptidylprolyl isomerase CPR1 (similar to Saccharomyces cerevisiae CPR1 (YDR155C); ancestral locus Anc_8.336): MSKVFFDVEADGQALGRITFQLYNDVVPKTAENFRALCTGEKGFGYAGSPFHRVIPDFMLQGGDFTAGNGTGGKSIYGGKFPDENFVKRHERPGLLSMANAGPNTNGSQFFITTVPCPWLDGKHVVFGEVIDGYDIVKKIETMGSPSGATKARLVIAKSGEL, from the coding sequence ATGTCTAAAGTGTTTTTCGATGTCGAAGCTGATGGCCAAGCCTTAGGTCGTATCACTTTCCAACTATACAACGACGTTGTCCCAAAGACCGCTGAAAATTTCAGAGCTCTATGTACCGGTGAAAAGGGTTTCGGTTACGCTGGTTCTCCATTCCACAGAGTCATCCCAGACTTCATGTTACAAGGTGGTGATTTCACTGCAGGTAACGGTACTGGTGGTAAGAGTATCTACGGTGGTAAGTTCCCTGATGAAAACTTCGTCAAGAGACATGAAAGACCTGGTCTTTTGTCCATGGCTAACGCTGGTCCAAACACTAACGGATCtcaattcttcattacTACTGTTCCATGCCCATGGTTAGACGGTAAGCATGTTGTATTCGGTGAAGTCATTGACGGTTACGATATCGTTAAGAAGATTGAAACTATGGGTTCCCCATCTGGTGCTACTAAGGCTAGATTAGTCATCGCCAAGTCTGGTGAATTATAA